Proteins encoded in a region of the Nitrospira sp. genome:
- a CDS encoding ABC transporter substrate-binding protein: protein MVKRYHCSLASLVGILVIVTVLMLVQACRRDESASLKPLTWGGPKNISMIPIIAERKGFFQEAGLRVKANYVQTGKVAMDAIISGDLDFGIIVDTNIAFIKFQDGSDIKVIASIAEKHDDAIVARQDRGIQKPQDLEGKTLAILTGTTSHRFADLFVDFYHLDRKKIHFLNLSPPSIQAGIINGNIEAGSVWQPYRYNVQRELGNKAIQFNDKRIYTAYSLVAIREGLANKRRKEITTFLRALIEAEEFIRDHKDEAIDILSEELNTEKNVLKAVWDEYQLTVDLDEGLVRTFRDEGQWIMRTQKGFGGKAVPSYEDVLDTDFLRQIDPKRIKVT from the coding sequence ATGGTGAAGCGCTACCATTGTTCGCTCGCCAGTTTGGTGGGAATTCTTGTTATCGTGACAGTGCTAATGCTCGTTCAAGCATGTCGGCGGGATGAGTCGGCATCGTTGAAACCCCTAACATGGGGCGGACCAAAAAACATCTCCATGATTCCCATCATTGCAGAGCGGAAAGGATTCTTTCAAGAAGCAGGCCTTCGCGTTAAAGCAAACTACGTGCAAACGGGCAAGGTAGCTATGGACGCCATAATCAGTGGGGATTTGGATTTCGGAATCATAGTGGACACCAATATTGCATTCATCAAGTTCCAGGATGGGTCTGACATCAAGGTAATTGCTAGTATTGCCGAAAAGCACGATGACGCCATTGTCGCCCGTCAGGATCGGGGTATCCAAAAACCACAAGATCTAGAGGGAAAGACTCTGGCAATCCTCACTGGGACCACCTCTCACCGTTTCGCAGATCTGTTTGTAGACTTTTACCACCTCGACCGAAAGAAAATACATTTTCTCAACCTCAGCCCTCCAAGCATTCAGGCTGGGATCATTAATGGAAACATTGAAGCAGGCTCAGTGTGGCAACCCTATCGGTACAACGTCCAGCGAGAATTAGGAAACAAAGCTATTCAATTCAATGACAAGCGTATCTATACGGCCTACTCGCTCGTTGCGATCAGAGAAGGCTTGGCAAATAAAAGACGGAAGGAAATTACAACTTTTCTCCGTGCGCTGATCGAGGCTGAAGAATTTATTCGCGATCACAAAGATGAAGCCATCGACATTTTGAGCGAGGAATTGAATACTGAGAAGAACGTACTCAAGGCTGTCTGGGACGAATATCAACTCACTGTGGATTTGGATGAAGGGTTAGTTCGAACGTTCAGGGATGAAGGTCAATGGATCATGAGAACGCAAAAAGGTTTTGGAGGGAAAGCTGTGCCGTCATACGAAGATGTGCTTGACACCGATTTCCTTCGCCAGATTGATCCGAAGCGGATCAAGGTCACTTAG
- a CDS encoding ABC transporter permease subunit: MLRSGDILPDIWASLYRWGAGYSLGCLIGVPFGLLIGSSPGLYRASFFLLDFFRSLPVTALFPLFLLLFGIGNSSKIAMAFVATVFVVILNSAYGVLQAKKARLRAARVFGASPWQVFKWVVFFEALPQTLVGMRTSLSLALIVVIVSEMFIGTRIGLGQRVYDAYTLNLTEELYAILVLTGVLGYLINRLFIAAERRIVFWTGE, translated from the coding sequence ATGCTCCGGAGCGGCGATATCCTCCCGGATATCTGGGCATCACTCTACCGTTGGGGAGCAGGGTACTCTCTGGGATGTCTTATTGGGGTTCCATTTGGACTTCTAATCGGAAGTTCACCTGGGCTCTATAGAGCAAGCTTCTTTTTGCTTGATTTCTTTCGTTCGCTGCCGGTGACCGCACTTTTCCCTTTGTTTCTCTTGCTGTTTGGGATTGGCAATAGTTCTAAGATCGCGATGGCCTTTGTCGCCACGGTGTTTGTCGTTATATTGAACAGCGCCTACGGGGTCCTACAAGCCAAGAAAGCGCGTCTTCGGGCGGCAAGAGTCTTTGGGGCATCGCCATGGCAAGTGTTCAAGTGGGTCGTATTTTTCGAGGCCTTGCCTCAGACACTCGTCGGCATGCGCACGTCGCTCTCGCTTGCCCTGATCGTGGTGATCGTGAGTGAAATGTTTATTGGCACTAGGATAGGTCTCGGGCAGCGCGTCTATGATGCCTATACCCTCAACCTGACTGAAGAACTCTATGCCATTCTGGTCCTCACAGGAGTGTTAGGCTATTTGATAAACCGATTGTTCATTGCCGCAGAAAGACGTATCGTTTTCTGGACAGGAGAATGA
- a CDS encoding ATP-binding cassette domain-containing protein yields the protein MTDRSSHITIKHAGKTFGSGATRAPVLQNICLEVKRGEFVTIFGPNGSGKTTLLNVLAGIETLDEGSLTINSPDGVPRVGYVFQDYRGNLLPWLTVAENIAFPLKIKNVPKARRSEKVEALLDRFNLKLDLNARTYTLSGGQAQIASIVRALVIEPEILIMDEPFSALDYQTNLTLYEKMLFIWQSSRVTILLVSHDIDTALYLGERTIFLTKRPASIAGILENKLTGPKELSQMASNDFSILKRQALEIFQHEALRK from the coding sequence ATGACCGACCGATCATCCCACATCACCATCAAGCACGCCGGTAAGACATTTGGAAGCGGAGCCACTCGGGCGCCCGTCTTGCAGAACATCTGTCTGGAGGTCAAGCGTGGCGAATTTGTCACGATTTTTGGCCCCAACGGGTCAGGCAAGACGACATTGCTGAACGTACTTGCCGGCATCGAGACATTAGACGAAGGGTCCCTCACCATAAACTCTCCCGATGGCGTACCTCGCGTCGGATACGTGTTTCAGGATTACCGGGGGAACCTGCTGCCCTGGCTGACCGTGGCCGAGAATATCGCCTTTCCTCTGAAGATCAAGAACGTTCCCAAAGCGCGCCGATCTGAAAAAGTCGAGGCCCTGTTGGACCGGTTTAATCTCAAGCTTGACCTCAATGCGCGGACCTATACGCTCTCTGGCGGACAAGCGCAGATCGCTTCAATCGTTCGCGCGCTGGTCATCGAACCGGAAATACTTATCATGGACGAGCCGTTTTCGGCATTGGACTACCAAACCAACTTGACGCTCTACGAGAAGATGCTCTTCATCTGGCAGTCTTCGCGTGTCACGATTCTACTCGTCTCGCATGACATTGATACTGCGCTCTATCTGGGGGAGCGGACGATCTTTCTCACCAAACGCCCTGCATCAATTGCGGGGATTCTAGAAAACAAGCTGACAGGGCCAAAAGAGTTAAGTCAGATGGCTAGCAATGATTTTTCCATCCTGAAACGACAGGCACTGGAGATTTTTCAACACGAGGCCTTGCGGAAATAG
- a CDS encoding TIR domain-containing protein: MKHPNAIRAEVGQLIQSCDRVRVRLDAATAELRKREQDMEPKRFRWWTESAAWETVNTLLREDLAILTRLRDLAARKRPISKPTLERCRALIGDVGRSAFDLAERFPSIMMRQSLPASQSLAHDKAVLRALTRTHWDLVDNLSKMPDAVYAEVKDHIESLTRSLEDVGWLFVIFICYARKDAAFLNDLFRLSQPRLKDDHVVLWWDDKPFEKKRSRYWWQRKIIGASEWHKELMNHIDDVDLGIVLVSKPFFASTYIKNNELPRMVKKRKKEGMRIFPIILEGCNWKKEDWLKATQWLPGRGRTVQRDYYTEPDLKRLYADEFVPEIRVIIDELSDPEKAIRP, encoded by the coding sequence ATGAAGCACCCAAATGCGATCCGTGCCGAGGTCGGGCAGCTTATTCAGTCGTGCGATCGGGTTCGAGTGCGCCTTGATGCTGCTACGGCTGAGTTGAGAAAGCGCGAACAGGATATGGAGCCAAAGCGGTTCAGATGGTGGACGGAAAGTGCTGCATGGGAGACGGTTAATACGTTACTTCGAGAAGACTTAGCCATTCTCACCCGACTTCGCGATCTGGCAGCAAGAAAGCGGCCTATAAGCAAACCCACCTTGGAACGGTGCCGGGCACTTATCGGTGATGTTGGTCGGTCGGCTTTCGATCTCGCTGAGCGTTTTCCTTCCATAATGATGCGCCAATCATTACCGGCTAGCCAGTCGCTTGCTCATGATAAAGCTGTGCTTCGTGCTTTGACGCGAACTCACTGGGATTTAGTAGACAATCTGAGTAAGATGCCGGATGCTGTCTACGCTGAAGTAAAGGACCATATCGAATCATTGACAAGATCGCTTGAAGATGTCGGTTGGCTCTTTGTGATCTTCATCTGTTATGCACGGAAGGATGCGGCGTTTCTCAATGACCTTTTCCGCCTGAGTCAGCCTCGACTCAAGGATGATCATGTTGTGCTGTGGTGGGATGATAAACCATTCGAGAAAAAGAGATCCCGGTACTGGTGGCAACGAAAAATCATCGGGGCGAGCGAGTGGCACAAGGAACTGATGAACCATATTGACGACGTAGACCTTGGCATTGTTTTAGTGAGCAAGCCATTTTTTGCTTCCACGTACATCAAGAACAATGAATTGCCCAGGATGGTGAAGAAACGGAAAAAAGAAGGCATGCGCATCTTTCCCATCATTCTAGAAGGATGTAATTGGAAGAAAGAGGATTGGCTGAAGGCAACGCAATGGCTGCCCGGTAGAGGAAGAACGGTTCAAAGGGACTACTATACGGAGCCAGACCTTAAACGGCTCTACGCTGATGAATTTGTCCCCGAAATCAGAGTCATTATTGACGAATTGTCGGACCCTGAAAAAGCCATCAGACCATAA
- a CDS encoding acyl-CoA/acyl-ACP dehydrogenase: MVTSALRQAQYECENESSVTFQEVLGQLRERSSAVDQSGQFSKTNWDLLRQAGLLGLVVPEEYGGPALRPTQWLEVVRKMGRACPSTTLCHLMHLCATSVIVATGNANVKRRILPQVAEGQLTVAYAGTERATGTNFWALKSSAEKIEGGWRVRLTKDWATLAEVADIFVVPTRAHPTAAIDEISLFLVERSAGVESRDAWRGTGMRGSSSGPVHVNAVVSDDHLMGNPGRANDYIATDMFNLLLLSHAALYLGIAEEAFALAIERAKARWFPHTNSALADTSLWQSRFGAQSAKLAAGRALIQETARRLETDEGRGHLIKDALAGKLLGCEAARHTTDLAMQVFGGSGYNIGQRVEMLWRDARAGSLMRPSDEVTEILLGKLEADRTLFQE, translated from the coding sequence ATGGTAACGTCGGCACTAAGACAAGCTCAATATGAGTGTGAGAACGAATCGAGTGTCACGTTTCAAGAGGTGCTAGGTCAACTGCGCGAGCGGTCCAGCGCCGTGGACCAAAGCGGACAGTTCTCAAAGACGAATTGGGATTTGCTTCGTCAGGCAGGCCTGCTTGGGCTGGTTGTTCCCGAGGAATACGGAGGACCTGCCCTTAGGCCAACACAGTGGCTTGAAGTAGTTCGTAAGATGGGCCGAGCTTGCCCCAGCACAACACTCTGCCATCTGATGCATCTATGTGCCACGTCTGTGATCGTGGCCACTGGCAATGCCAACGTTAAGCGACGCATTCTCCCACAAGTTGCCGAAGGTCAACTCACCGTGGCTTACGCTGGAACCGAACGCGCCACGGGAACAAATTTTTGGGCTCTGAAGAGTTCAGCAGAGAAGATCGAGGGCGGATGGCGAGTGCGTCTCACGAAGGACTGGGCCACATTAGCAGAGGTCGCCGACATTTTTGTTGTCCCTACGCGCGCTCATCCGACTGCGGCCATCGACGAAATCAGCTTGTTTCTTGTCGAGCGATCTGCGGGTGTAGAATCCCGCGACGCGTGGCGGGGCACGGGAATGCGGGGCAGCAGTTCTGGGCCTGTTCATGTGAACGCGGTTGTTTCAGACGATCACTTGATGGGCAATCCCGGTCGAGCTAACGATTACATTGCCACGGACATGTTCAACCTGCTGTTGCTAAGCCACGCTGCTTTGTACCTGGGGATTGCAGAGGAGGCCTTTGCCTTGGCAATCGAACGAGCCAAGGCCCGCTGGTTCCCCCATACAAATTCCGCACTGGCGGACACGTCGCTTTGGCAAAGCCGATTTGGAGCCCAATCGGCCAAGTTGGCTGCCGGTCGAGCCCTCATCCAGGAAACGGCCCGAAGATTGGAGACAGACGAGGGACGTGGGCATCTCATCAAGGACGCATTGGCTGGCAAACTTCTTGGCTGTGAGGCTGCAAGGCACACAACCGATCTCGCCATGCAGGTCTTTGGTGGCAGTGGCTACAATATCGGGCAGCGTGTCGAGATGTTGTGGCGAGATGCGCGGGCCGGCTCGCTGATGCGCCCGAGTGACGAAGTGACCGAGATTCTCTTGGGGAAATTGGAAGCGGATCGGACCCTGTTCCAAGAATAG
- a CDS encoding helix-turn-helix transcriptional regulator has translation MKTKAVGIGKGWLDRKLANSKFRKGFEEELQKLTIGEQLARLRQESGLTQAQVAKRTGTTASAISRYENAEYDRYELRTLQKIVRACGGRMEISLEAGPNTHRAA, from the coding sequence ATGAAAACTAAAGCTGTGGGAATTGGCAAAGGATGGCTGGATAGGAAGCTGGCGAATTCAAAGTTTCGCAAAGGATTTGAAGAGGAGCTACAAAAGTTGACCATCGGCGAGCAGCTCGCTCGGCTGCGCCAAGAATCAGGATTGACCCAGGCACAGGTGGCGAAACGTACCGGCACTACTGCGTCGGCGATCAGCCGTTATGAAAATGCGGAGTACGATCGCTATGAACTTCGCACGCTGCAAAAAATTGTCCGTGCCTGCGGCGGCCGGATGGAGATTTCCTTAGAGGCAGGACCAAACACTCACCGAGCGGCATAA
- a CDS encoding type II toxin-antitoxin system RelE/ParE family toxin: protein MTYPSSKPPLTRLVYDGMVLRIEFYVASNGIMPAEDWIDQLPHAAQQKFAALFVRMGDTGKIWNERKFKHLTETDQLFEFKVEADRILCFFFVGRRLILTHGFRKTGDKTPKREIDRAEAYKKDFERRVRYEN from the coding sequence ATGACCTATCCGTCAAGCAAGCCACCATTAACCCGACTGGTCTATGACGGCATGGTCCTCCGAATCGAGTTCTACGTTGCTTCAAATGGCATCATGCCAGCAGAAGACTGGATCGATCAGCTTCCTCATGCAGCCCAGCAGAAATTCGCGGCTCTGTTTGTGCGCATGGGGGACACTGGAAAGATCTGGAATGAACGCAAGTTTAAGCATCTAACCGAGACCGATCAGCTCTTCGAGTTCAAAGTCGAGGCTGATCGAATCCTCTGTTTCTTTTTTGTCGGACGGCGGCTGATTTTGACGCATGGATTCAGAAAGACCGGTGACAAAACACCAAAGCGAGAAATCGACCGAGCCGAAGCCTATAAGAAAGATTTTGAAAGGAGAGTGCGATATGAAAACTAA
- a CDS encoding Maf family protein yields the protein MQLVLASSSPRRRELLALLGLSFEVCPSEFHEQPEIGLSPVEQVRRFAREKATSVARVRPQALVLGSDTVIDLDGQLLGKPVDLAEARAMLARLADRSHHVHTAVAVCDRARHIESVEVATAEVRMKADLDHAYERYVASEESLGKAGAYAIQGLGGDLVERIAGDYTTVVGLPLKLVTHLLRSVGYPLFVNVEDLYLRKPYANWNRFAA from the coding sequence ATGCAGCTAGTGCTGGCGTCGAGTTCTCCACGTCGCCGGGAACTCTTAGCACTGTTGGGCCTTTCCTTTGAGGTGTGCCCGTCGGAGTTCCACGAGCAACCCGAGATCGGGTTGTCGCCTGTCGAGCAGGTCAGGCGCTTCGCGCGTGAAAAGGCGACATCTGTGGCACGTGTGAGACCACAGGCCCTTGTGCTCGGCAGCGATACCGTGATCGATCTCGATGGACAACTACTCGGGAAGCCGGTGGATCTTGCAGAGGCACGCGCCATGCTGGCACGTCTAGCCGACCGTTCCCATCATGTCCATACTGCCGTTGCCGTATGCGACCGAGCGCGACATATTGAGTCAGTGGAGGTTGCCACGGCGGAAGTCCGGATGAAAGCCGACCTCGATCATGCATATGAACGATATGTTGCATCGGAGGAATCATTAGGCAAAGCCGGAGCCTATGCCATCCAAGGACTCGGTGGAGATCTCGTGGAACGGATCGCCGGCGACTATACGACCGTGGTGGGATTACCGCTGAAGCTCGTGACACATCTGCTTCGATCGGTCGGTTATCCTCTTTTTGTGAATGTCGAAGACCTGTATCTACGCAAGCCCTATGCGAACTGGAATCGGTTCGCGGCTTAA
- a CDS encoding tRNA-dihydrouridine synthase, which yields MNFWPSLPRPLIGLSPMDGVTDACFRSVIAQQGKPDVSFTEFTHVHDVCHGPEIHLETLRYSERERPIMAQLYGKDPDLFYLAALAVCELGFDGLDINMGCPSKSVASSGSGAGLIRTPELARTIMRAAKRGIEDWAEGRTLEEAGFTSARVAMFERLNRQRGKTGPTHRRQVPLSVKTRLGYDSVTVEGWIEELLMEQPAVISLHGRTLRQMYRGTADWSAIGRAVALVKGTGTLILGNGDIQSLDDIAVRVRETGVDGVLVGRGVLGAPWFFRSKEQARKRTRGMKDIDVGPDPGEVSLNERFAVLLDHAQQFQSLVGEKQFYRMRKHLGWYCKGFPHAASLRAQMVRVSSVEALHALLADFHDRPEVIRDLPEAESADESSLLVSRCS from the coding sequence ATGAACTTTTGGCCGAGCCTGCCGCGCCCACTCATAGGGTTGTCCCCAATGGATGGTGTGACCGATGCCTGCTTTCGATCCGTGATCGCCCAGCAGGGGAAGCCGGATGTCAGTTTTACAGAATTTACGCACGTCCATGACGTCTGTCACGGACCGGAGATTCACTTGGAGACGCTACGGTACAGCGAGAGGGAGCGTCCAATTATGGCGCAGCTCTATGGGAAAGACCCGGATCTCTTTTATTTGGCGGCACTGGCGGTCTGCGAGCTGGGCTTCGACGGGCTGGATATCAATATGGGTTGTCCGTCGAAGAGCGTGGCGTCGTCTGGATCAGGCGCCGGATTGATCCGCACTCCAGAGCTGGCTCGCACGATCATGCGGGCAGCTAAACGTGGAATCGAGGATTGGGCCGAGGGACGGACCCTTGAAGAAGCGGGTTTTACGTCGGCGCGAGTAGCCATGTTTGAACGGCTGAATCGTCAGCGCGGCAAAACCGGCCCAACCCATCGGCGCCAAGTACCCCTTTCCGTGAAGACGAGACTTGGTTATGACTCAGTGACGGTTGAGGGATGGATCGAGGAGCTTTTGATGGAACAACCGGCCGTGATCTCGCTTCATGGACGAACGCTCCGGCAAATGTATCGAGGCACGGCGGACTGGTCGGCCATTGGACGCGCTGTTGCGTTGGTGAAGGGGACCGGAACATTGATATTGGGGAATGGGGACATTCAGAGCCTTGACGACATCGCGGTGCGAGTGCGTGAAACCGGTGTCGATGGCGTGTTGGTCGGGCGGGGCGTACTTGGAGCGCCGTGGTTCTTTCGCTCAAAAGAGCAAGCCCGCAAGCGAACCCGTGGCATGAAGGATATCGACGTCGGACCAGATCCCGGGGAGGTTTCGCTGAACGAGCGCTTCGCCGTGCTGCTCGATCATGCGCAACAGTTCCAATCGCTGGTCGGGGAAAAGCAATTCTATCGTATGCGTAAACATCTAGGCTGGTATTGTAAAGGCTTTCCACATGCCGCCTCCCTTCGCGCACAGATGGTGCGCGTCTCTTCCGTCGAAGCACTCCATGCCCTCCTCGCAGATTTCCACGATCGGCCGGAAGTCATCAGGGACCTACCCGAGGCCGAATCAGCCGATGAGTCGAGTCTGCTGGTCTCGCGATGCAGCTAG
- a CDS encoding DUF692 family protein, which yields MASSGPYHREFLRRIEAIPVHGLGLSVDIHAPDITSLRRSLQERQVPPAFLEVFRTIPMALASTKKEVDDGLLAYHGEGLWITQPEMADSAAFGSGISEAVGHLLLLQSAWLNHECATKYLAGYYFGTYLPPLYTPLSAKVVANNTRLIQHLLDQQCRLANGSTPLVLLEMPPLTYFVAGTMSIPRFFQLISEQAPCGLVLDVGHLWTVFRYSGSHRAMSLTRFVEEFLNEFPMDRVVEIHVAGLAVHESHRILDSRLKGGRGDDALPAWIDAHAAPIPTVLFEMLDQILCHPQLTSLKGLALEVDTKQVELIVDEFAQFSRRYEALFSRLGKAEQAISDFELRSVSEEPRSISDKQTLGVAYDRYAQVLAGKTEPVGTEWSQDQASIQDLDFYRSVYLPYEILHWGGKVEDMFVESCRRLRARDVSLDGFVAFWFSEARPFSGTYDFFLLKVDRFVEFVHQVAPELRGIAEREAEELRCAYRFANEPDVLLYES from the coding sequence CGTCAAGTGCCACCTGCCTTTCTTGAGGTGTTCCGTACGATACCCATGGCTTTGGCATCCACTAAGAAAGAGGTCGATGACGGTCTGCTGGCCTATCATGGTGAAGGATTGTGGATCACTCAACCAGAGATGGCCGATTCTGCGGCATTTGGATCGGGGATCTCTGAGGCAGTAGGGCACCTTCTGCTCTTGCAAAGTGCCTGGCTGAATCATGAATGTGCGACAAAATATCTCGCCGGCTATTATTTCGGGACCTATCTTCCCCCCCTCTACACACCGTTAAGCGCAAAGGTGGTCGCCAATAATACACGATTGATCCAACATCTGCTCGATCAACAGTGCCGGTTGGCCAATGGGAGCACACCGTTGGTGCTGCTTGAAATGCCGCCACTTACGTACTTTGTCGCGGGGACGATGTCCATCCCACGGTTTTTTCAGCTCATCAGCGAACAGGCTCCCTGTGGGTTGGTCTTGGATGTGGGCCATCTCTGGACGGTGTTTCGATATTCTGGATCGCATCGAGCCATGTCCCTTACACGATTTGTCGAGGAATTTCTCAATGAGTTTCCCATGGATCGTGTGGTTGAGATTCACGTGGCGGGTCTGGCCGTTCATGAATCACACCGAATCCTCGATTCACGACTGAAGGGTGGTAGGGGTGATGATGCGCTTCCTGCCTGGATCGATGCCCATGCCGCCCCCATTCCAACCGTCTTGTTCGAGATGCTCGATCAGATACTATGTCATCCTCAGCTTACCAGCCTGAAGGGCCTTGCCTTGGAAGTGGATACGAAACAGGTCGAATTGATCGTGGATGAATTCGCCCAATTCTCCCGGCGTTATGAGGCGCTGTTCTCCCGGCTAGGCAAGGCCGAACAGGCCATATCGGATTTCGAGTTACGCTCAGTGTCGGAAGAGCCGAGGTCGATATCTGACAAGCAAACGCTTGGAGTGGCCTACGATCGATATGCACAGGTACTGGCTGGGAAAACCGAGCCGGTAGGGACGGAATGGAGCCAAGACCAGGCCAGTATCCAAGATTTAGACTTCTATCGCTCCGTCTATCTTCCTTATGAGATTCTTCACTGGGGAGGAAAGGTGGAGGACATGTTTGTAGAATCCTGTCGTCGACTCAGAGCACGCGACGTGTCGCTCGATGGATTTGTGGCGTTTTGGTTTAGTGAGGCCAGGCCTTTCTCCGGAACCTACGATTTCTTTTTGCTGAAAGTCGACCGGTTCGTGGAGTTTGTCCATCAAGTGGCGCCGGAGTTGCGAGGCATTGCCGAGAGAGAGGCCGAGGAGCTTCGGTGCGCCTACCGTTTTGCCAACGAACCCGACGTTCTGCTGTACGAGAGCTGA